The sequence below is a genomic window from Candidatus Neomarinimicrobiota bacterium.
TCCTGTTACCCAATGCCAGCCTCCGAGGAATAATGTGGAGGCGATGACTCCGATGGCAAACATGTGGGCGTACTCGGCAAGAAAGAAGAAAGAAAAACGCATACCGGAGTACTCAACGTGAAAACCTGCCACCAATTCCGATTCCGCCTCGGGAATGTCGAAGGGAACTCTGTTTGACTCCGCCGTACCCGCAATAAACAACACAAAGAACGCTATGAAATTAAACGGCGGATTTTTCCATATCATCCAGTTTAGAATACCGCCGTCCTGAGCCATCACGATGTCCCTCATACTCAACGAACCTACGCTCATCACGACAACTAAAATAGATAATCCTATCGGAATTTCGTAACTCACGAGTTGCGCCACCGACCTCATTGAACCGAATAACGCCCATTTGTTATTTGAGCCCCAGCCCGCCATCAGGATTCCGATCACTCCTACCGAGGAGACGGCGAGAATGTAAAATATTCCTATGTTGAGTTCGCTTCCGATGATCTTGTCGGAGAAGGGAAGCGCGGCGAACACAGAAAATGCAGCTAAGAATACTATATAAGGGGCAAGCTTGAATAAACGACGGTCGGCTAACGCCGGAATAATATCCTCTTTCAGCAGCAGCTTAACTGAATCCGCAACGGTCTGAAGCCAGCCGTGCCATCCGCCCACTTCCATCGGACCAAGCCTGTCCTGCATATGCGCCGCCACCTTCCGTTCGAACCAGATCACAACAAGAGCATAGACAGCGATCCCCGTGAAAACCAATGCGCCGTAAACGAACATAATCGGGGGCAGAACCAACCAGGAAGGCAATTCGGATAAAACCGGGATCAGGTCAGTCATAAGATTTACGAAATATTCCATACTATCTGTCTATCTCACCGAGCACGATATCTAAACTCCCGAGCAGCGCGACAAGGTCTGATATCAACAGTCCTTCTCCTACATCTGAAATTGCACTCAAATTACTGAAAGCCGGAGAACGCATCTTGAGCCGGTGAGGAATATCCGTACCGTCACTGACGATATAAAAACCCAATTCCCCTCTCGGATTTTCAGAGCGGAAATATACCGAACCCTCTTTCGTCTTTGCTCTCTTCGGAACTGCCGACTTGACGTTTTCGTCAGACGGGAGACTCTCAAGCGCTTGCTTGACTATTTTAGCCGATTCCGCCATCTCCAGCACTCTGACGTAATATCTCGCCCACGAATCACCGATAACCCCGACCCGGCCGTCGCCGACTATTACATCCCAATCGAATCTGTCATATATGGAATACGGCTCGTCACGGCGGAGGTCCCAATCGATCCCGGAAGCTCTCAGATTAGGTCCGGTCAAACCCCAATCGATAGCCACGTCCGGCGGGATTATAGCTACTTCGGCGGTTCTCTCAATAAATATCTTATTAAATGATAAGAGTTCGTCGTATTCGATGAGTTTGGGCATGAAATAATCTATGAAATCGAAAGTTTTCTCTACAAACCCGTCAGGCAGGTCGTGCGCTACTCCTCCTATCCATAAATAGTTGTATAGGAGCCTCGCTCCGCTCGTCATCTCGAATAGATCGAGAATCCTTTCTCTATCGCGAAATGTAAATAAAAATGGAGTAAATGCGCCGATGTCCATGCCGAACGTTCCGAGCGCCACTAAGTGACTGGCGATCCGGTTTAGTTCCGACATGATAACCCGAATGTACTCCACGCGTTCGGGCAGTTCGATGTCAAGCAGTTTTTCCACCGCCATGACATAACCGTGCTCGTTGTTCATGGCAGCCAGGTAATCACACCTGTCCACATAGGGAATGATCTGATGGTAATCCAAACTTTCGCAGTGTTTCTCAAAGCAGCGGTGGAGATATCCGATATGCGGAACGATTTTCCTGACTATCTCTCCGTCTGTTGTGATCTCCAACCTCAGCACTCCGTGGGTCGCGGGGTGCTGCGGACCCATATTTACAACCATCTCCTCTGTCTTTAAATCAGGCATTTCTTATTCGTAACCTTCTTTTACTTTCCGGATGGTCCAGCCGCGATACTTCTCGGCGTCTACGTGGTCTTTTCTGAGCGGGAAACCTTCCCAATCGTCAGGAAGCAATATCCGTTTCAGGTTGGGGTGACCCTCGAAATGAATCCCATAAAGGTCAAATACTTCCCTTTCATGCCAGTCAGCACCTATCCAAATAGAAACGACCGAAGGAAGCGCAGGTTTCTCTCTGGGGAGTTCGACCTTGAGAGTTACTTTGTGGTTATAGTGCAGCGAGTGAAGATGATACACGATTTCCATCTTTTCTTCAAAATCAACGCCGGAAAGACACATCAAGGAAGTGAACTTGAGTTTTTTATCAGACTTCAAAAAGGAGCAAATCTCCAGTAGGGAGCTTGCTTCAATCGTTGCCGATGGGTCGAATCCTTCAATATCTATGGATTTCACTCCATCAGGAAAGTTTGACTCTAACGTTTTGAATACTTCCCCGACCTCCATTTCAGGCAGCTTGAGTCGTGGCGATAGATTCGCGTCTTATCTTTTCCTGAAGCTTGATGAAACCTTCAAGCAAAGACTCCGGTCTCGGAGGACAGCCGGGAACGTAAACGTCCACAGGAACGACCTGATCTACTCCTTTCATAACGTGATAACCATGCTTCCAATAAGGACCTCCCGATGTGGCACAACAACCCATAGCGATCACATATTTCGGGTCGGGCATCTGTTCGTAAAGCCGTTTGATCCTGCTTGCCATTTTGAATGTTACCGTCCCGGCGACTATCATCAAATCGGACTGTCGCGGAGAGGGTCTCGGCAGAACCCCCAATCTGTCCTGGTCATAACGCGAAGCCGCCGTCGCCATCATTTCTATCGCACAACAGGCGATTCCGAACGTGATAGGCCAAAGCGATGACAACCTCGCCCAGTTCATAAATTTGTCCGCACTCGTGATTATGACGTTATCGCGAAACTTATTTTCGATGATACTCAATTATCTGTTCCTTTCAGATTATTCGACAGCTTCCAATTTCCGTGATTTTCTCACTGCCGGTTTTTTGAATCTCGGGATATCCGAGGTGTCGAAGTCGGAAGTGTACTTCGGATTCGGCAGGACCCAGCTCAGGTCACCCTTTACCCACGCATACGCATACCCCACAAGCAGAATACCTATAAAGATCATCATTTCTACGAACGTAAACATTCCCATCTCCTTAAAGACGGTCGCCCACGGATACAGGAATACAATTTCAACCTCGAATATCAAAAAAATCAGCGCCACAACGTAAAATCGGATATTGAACTGTATCCACGGATTCCCTATAGGTTCCTCTCCGCATTCATATGTGGTCAGTTTTTCTTCTGTAGGATTATCCCGCCGGACTGCTTTTGCCAAGAGAAGAGTGAAACCTATGATCAACAAAGAAGTGATCATAAACATCAAAACACTACCTAAATCCCAAAGCATATTTTATAAATTCCCCTGCCTAAATTCAGGCGGTTAACTTATTACCAACTCGAAACAGTGTCAAGGTATTTCATTTACACAACGGCAGGAATTATTGCCGATCGGGCATCACAAATTCACTTGTCATTCCCGAAGGTAATCAATATTTTATCCTGTGCAAATGTATCCGAACTCTTCAAATCCGGCTTAAGTATGAGCGTTATTAATATTGCAATAGCTAACATGCTTCCCTTCATTCCAAAACCGGTGGTAGGCTATTTTGCAAAGAGGTACATCGCGGGCGATAAGTTAGAAGATGCCATCCGCGTGATTTCCGAATTGAACGATGAGGGATTCATGTGTACCGTCAACATCCTCGGAGAAAATATTAAAAAGATAGAAAGCGCCGTAAATTATCTCCAGAGATACAAAGAAATCTTAAACGAGCTGACCGAGAAAAAACTCGACTCGAATATCTCGATTAAAATGACGCAGATGGGCATGGGTTTGGACGATAAGGTCTGCCTGAAGCAGATGGACGAAATCATTCAGCTCTCTAAAAAAGAAAATAATTTCGTTCGTATAGATATGGAAGAATCTATTTATACGAGCAAAACCCTTGAAATTCACTCCAAGCTGGCTAAAAAACATAATAATGTCGGAATAGTTATTCAGGCTTACCTCCGTCGAAGCGAATCGGACGTCTCTGAACTTCTGAAAATTAAAGCCGGTGTGAGGCTTTGTAAGGGTATTTACGTCGAGCCGAGAGAGATCGCATTCAAGGACAGAGAAAATATCAGGCTGAATTATACCCGACTGCTTAAGATGTTGCTCAGGGGAGGTCGTTACGTCGGAATTGCAACTCATGACGAACGGCTCGTTTACGAAGCTTACGACATTATCAATGAAATGGGGCTCGGCAAAGAAGAGTATGAATTTCAAATGATCTACGGCGTGAACAAGGAGATGGGGAAGAAGATATTAGCGGACGGACACCGGTTGAGAATTTACGTGCCTTACGGTGAAGAATGGCTCGCATATTCCATCCGCAGATTAAAAGAAAACCCGGATATAGCCGGGCATATAATAAAAAATATCCTCTCTTTCAATAACCGCGGCTCTTAATAACCTGCCGGCATTCGCCGGTTATCAGGTAGATATCCCAGCCATCCCTGCGTCCCGACGGATCCCACTAAATTCTTAATGCGTCTGAAACCGTCACCGTAAATCGGGTCTCTGTCTTTGTTCATGTTCTCGATGAGGTACTTCGCTCTGTCGGCTCTTCTGTTTTTCAAAACGAGATAGGATGCGTAGTTTGCGCTTCCCTCGCTCATCGCTTTGTCCATCTCATAAGGTGTGTTAAGATAAAGCCAGACGTGCATGAGCTCATGCGCAGCGGTCGAGATAAAGTTAATTTCCGGCATTCCTTTGAGCATATAAATATCGAATCTCTTGTTGATGACTCTTCCATTCAACGTTTCAAATCTATGATATGTAAATCCTGTTTGCTCCTCTATGACCCGGTTTTCGTTCGAGAGCTGTGCGATGTAATTCCTGTCCACAAGATACAGCCCGATCTCGTCCCATTGAATATCTATCCCGTATAGCCTCAACTCCTTTTTAATCCCATCAAACAGGTGTTTCGCTACATTGAAATCACTGATAGCTGTCGCCTTGCATATCCCGCATATATTTCTGCCGTCATTATATCTAATCCCGCCTCTTGTTGCGGCATCCGAGATATACCGCCCGCAGTAATCACACTTGATGGCGTGTCCCTCATGATATTTGTGATAGCTCTCGCCCCAGAACGTTTTCGTATATTCGCCGGTAATTGCAAGACCGCAGTAACTGCACTTCAGAGCCACATGCTGCCGGTAATGGTCTTTGTGATATTTTTTTCCGTCCGCTTCGACATATTCGCCGGTAATAGGCTGACCGCAATATGCGCACTTCGGAGCAATATACTGCATGTAATGATCCGGATGATAATAGTTACCGTTGTCTTTGTAAAACTGAGAGTTTCCGATAGCTAAGCCGCATGAAGCGCATAGAAAATGCTCCGGGTGGAACGCCTTTCCGTCCACCATCACATAACTGCCCGACCTGATCGGATTTCCGCACTGCACACAAGTCAAAGTTTGAGCGTATAGTGCGATAGAAGACGAAACAAAAAAACTCAGGAAGAGCGCCGCTAATATTATGAATCTCAGATTGGTCATATGATTATCTTGTTGACTTAATATATGCTGACAAAGTGAGAAATAAAAGTCATGACAACTACATATGGCAAATCAGTTCATATTGACGAGTGAAACTATTTAATGTGGCAGTCAGGGCTTGCCCTGACGCCAATCCCGATTTATCGGTGCGGTCGGGGCAAGCCCCAACTCGCACAATTATTGATAGTGAAACTATATTATCAATCTAATTGTTTGATCTTAACTATTGAAATTCAGCCGTATGCTCTTTAATATCTTCCTTCAAATGTGAAAGGGAAATAATTGTCAGAGAACGCTCTCGAGATACGGAACCTTAAAAAAGATTACGATTCAAAGCCTGCACTCAAGGGGATTGACCTCACTATAAAAAAGGGTGAGTTTTACGGATTTCTCGGACCGAACGGCGCCGGAAAGACGACCACAATCAACATCATCACCGGACTGACGAATAAAACCTCCGGAAGCGTCAGCGTTTTCGGGAAAGACGTCGTAAAGGATTACCGCGAAGCCCGAAGGCTGGTCGGGCTTTCTCCGCAGGAGCCTAACCTCGATTTTTTCTTCCCGGCCGAAACCGTCCTGAATTTGCAGGGTGGTTACTTCGGAATGAAATCGCATGAAAGGAAAGCGAGGACTGAAGAGCTGTTAGAATATTTCGACCTTGTAGATCACAGGAAGCTGCCCTTCCGAAAACTCAGCGGCGGTCTTAAGCGGCGGTTACTGATAGCACGGGCAATGATGCACAAACCGAAATTCTTGATACTCGATGAACCGACAGCGGGAGTTGACGTGGAACTCAGAAGGAAGATATGGAACTCGATGAAAGAATTGAGGAATAACGGTACTACGATTCTACTAACGACTCATTACATAGAAGAAGCGGAAGCATTATGCGACAAGATCGCAATTATAAATCATGGAGAGATCATCCGCGACGGGGATAAGAATGATTTGATGGATGAAATCCATTATCAGGTGATAGAAGTAACCCCTTCATCGCCTGTCGAAGAGATACCTGAAGTGTTAAAGGAGTATGAATGCAGGAAAACAAAGAGCAGAACGTTGGTGTTCTGTCTGGACAAGAAGAAACAATCGATGTCGGGATTACTGAAAGCATTAGCCGACTCGAACATAGAGATCGAAGACCTGAAGACGGAGTCGGGAAGGTTGGAGGACCTTTTTCTCAGACTGACGGGGAGTACAGCAGCAGCCGGCTGATAGGATTTTGGACTCTCCTCAAGCGGGAGATAATCCGTTTTCTGAGCCTGCCGAATCAGACGCTGGTTCCCCCTTTTATCTCGGCGCTTCTTTACATCGCCATATTCGGCTATTCGATCGGCTCGAGGATAAGTTCCGTTGAGGGAGTGACTTACCTCCAATATATATTCCCGGGGCTTATGATGATGGGAGTCATCAACTCAGCTTATATGAACACTTCCTCCTCATTGTTCATGTCAAAATTCCAGGGAAACATAGCCGACATTCTCACCTCACCTCTCTCCTATTTCGAGATGGTCACCGCTATGGTTTTAGGCGGAATGATAAGAGGGTTGATAGTCGGCGTGATTACTATGCTCACGGGCTTAATGTTAATGGATATAAACATTGAGAATTATTTTTTGGTCGGATTCTTTATGCTCTTTGTAAGCACTATCTTCGCTCAACTCGGATTGATAACCGGGCTTATCGCAGAGAAATTCGAGCATCTCGGAATTTTTCAGACGTATATGATAACACCCCTTGTTTACCTCGGAGGTGTCTTTTATTCTACCAGCATGCTGCCTCCATTCTGGGCAAAAGCATCTCTTTTCAATCCGATTCTTTATATGGTAAACGGATTGAGGTACGGGATGCTCGGAATAGGAGACATTAACCTCAATACGGCGATGATTACCGTTGTAGTTTCAAGCATCGTACTCGGCGCAATAAATTTGTACATGTTTAAGATCGGGTACAAGCTCCGCACATAAGTAAGAGTCAATGAGGTAAATTCGATTTGGAACTAAAAGGAAAAACGGTTCTCATAACCGGCACTAAGAGAGTCGGCCAGGTAGTCGCGAAGAATCTCGCTAAAAGCGGAGCGAACATTGCAGCTCACTATAACACGTCTTTGGAGGCGGCTGAGTCACTCGTTGAGGGACTCCGCTCAGATGGCGCTAATGCTATTTCGGTAAAAGCGGATATTTCACAATCGTCTGAAGTAAATAATATGGTAGAAAAGGTTGTTGAGGAATTTGGCTCTCTCGACGTGCTTGTAACGATGGCATCGTATTTCAAACCTATCCCTTACGATGAGATCTCCGAAGAGGATTGGGAATTACAGATGTCGATCGATCTCAAAGGCACGTGGCTCTGCGTCAAAGCCGCCTCAAAGGTTATGCTGAAACAAGGTGGAGGAAAAATAATCACATTCGGCGATTGGGCTGCTAAACGCCCGTATAAGAATTTCCTCCCTTATTTTGTGGCAAAAGGGGGCATTATGACGATGACGAAAGTCCTCGCCGTTGAGCTGGCTCCCACTATACAGGTTAACTGCATCTTGCCCGGTCCTGTCCTGCTGCCCGACGGCTACTCGGAAGAAAAAACCAAAAAAATAGCCGACGCTACGCTCGTTAAACGTATCGGTTCTCCCGATGATATAGCGGCGACCGTAAAATTTCTCATTGAGGGCTCAGATTTCATCACCGGTGCCCTCATTCCCGTCGAAGGGGGGCGGCTGCTTGCATGACGGAGTTGACCGGTGATTTTTTTGCCCCTGATACGCTTGAAGTTGCCCGTAATCTCTTAGGCGTCGAGATAGCTTTAAACGGCTGCCGCGGTATCATAGTCGAGACGGAGGCGTATAAAACCGATGACGCATCACATTTCAAAACCCGCCGGACCAAGGGCAAGGCTCTTGCGGAGAGCTACGGGACGGTTTACATATACCTCAACTACGGTATGTATCACCTTCTGAATTTCACAACCGAAAAAGACGGTATAGGGGCGGTACTGATAAGAGCTATTCAACCGACCGAAGGGCTTGATATGATGAAACAAAGGCGGAAAACAGATAACATTCTGAACCTCACCAACGGGCCGGGAAAGCTCTGTCAAGCGTTTGATATCGGGCCTGAGCTGAACGAAGAGCCGGTGGGAAAATCGATCGGTCTCTACGGAAGAGAGCATGAGCCCGATATAGGAACGAGCAACCGAATAGGCATAAGTCGCGCCACAAACCTCAAATGGCGGTTTTTTATTAAAGGTAACAAGTTTGTCAGCAAGCATAAGGTAAAATAATAATGAGAGCAAAACTCGGCATTGAACTTGAAAAGGAGGAATTGGAAGAGCTTGAATCTATCATGCACAAGTGTGCAAGCGACGAAGATGAGGTCACTGTCAGACTCTCCTCCGATAAGCGCAAATTAGCGCGGTACATCATGCGGGTTATAGAAGAACAGAAAATCTATTGGGAGGACGAGGGATACTGACAGAACATTCAGCCGCACTTTTCTTCTCAATCTTCTTTGTATAATCAATCCGGATCATCTGTCCGATAATCAAATAGCAATTTAATTCTATTTTGTATCCCCATTTACTTGATTTAAAACGGACATTATGTTAGATTGTAATCAGTAGGAGGCAAGTTTTTCGGGGAAAATGATTAAAGACGTATAATCGCAATCTACACGCAAAAAGATGTCAAAAGGTTTATTTATATTCGGGATACGGGAGAAACTGGAAGTAACCGCTACTTTTCTCCGCTATTCAATACGGTTGCAGCTGGAGGAGTGAATGTCAACCTTAAAAGAAAAATTATTCGCTAAAATTGAACCCAAACGAACTGAGGTCACAGAACTCCTCAGGGAGTTCGGAGATCAGAAAATCGCCGACGTTACTATATCGCAGGCGTACGGAGGAATGAGAGGGCTTAAATGTATGGTCTGGGAACCTTCAGCGCTTGATCCCGATGAGGGAATCAGATTTCGCGGCTGCACGATCCAAAATTTACGTGAAAGACTCCCGAGAGCCCCCGATGGAGAAGAACCGCTTCCTGAAGGACTTTTCTATTTACTCCTTTTGGGCGAGATCCCGTCTCAAGAAGAAGCCCGCGAGGTTTACAAAGAATGGATGAATCGAAGGGAAGTCCCGCAGCATGTCTTTGACGTCATAGACGGATTGCCGAAACATACTCATCCGATGACTCAATTTTCCGTGGGGATTCTTGCCCTTCAGACAGAATCCGTATTCTCTAAGCGTTATCACGATGGATTGCATAAAGAAGATTACTGGGACGCTCAATATGAAGATTCTATGAACCTGCTCGGCAAGCTTCCTACAATTGCAGCTTATATCTATCGCCGGACGTTCAAGGACGGCGTCAGAATACATGCGGACGAAAATCTCGACTGGGCAGCCAACTACGCTCATATGATGGGCATCGAATCACCGGAATATATGGAACTGATGAGGCTATATCTCACAATCCACGCCGATCATGAGGGAGGTAACGCCTCGGCGCATGCGGCGCATTTAGTAGGCTCTACCCTGTCGGACGCTTATTACAGTCTGTCGGGAGGAATGGACGCTCTTGCGGGTCCTCTCCACGGACTCGCTAACCAGGAAGTTCTTATCTGGATACAGCATTTACAGGAAAAACTCGGCGGCGGCGTTCCTTCCAAAGAGCAATTGGCAGATTACGTCTGGGAAACTTTGAACGACGGCCGGGTAATTCCGGGGTACGGGCACGCCGTATTAAGAAAAACGGATCCGCGATATACGGCACAACGTGAATTCGCCCAGCGACATATGCCCGATGATGAACTGTTCCGGATAGTCAGTTTGCTGTATGAAGTAGTACCGGACATACTTAGAGAACAGGGGAAGGCTAAGAATCCCTGGCCCAACGTCGATGCCCACTCGGGATGCTTGCAGTGGTTTTACGGTGTGAAAGAATATGATTATTACACCGTTATGTTCGGAGTCTCGAGGGCGTTAGGTGTACTCGCATCCTCGATATGGTCGCGGGCGCTGGGATTGCCCCTCGAGCGACCGAAAAGCGTCACGACAGACTGGATAAAACAACACCTGCCCACAAACGGTACAGGGAAGAAAGCCGAGACTGCCTGACCCTTTTTACAACTATCCAGTTCTTTTTAGGTGCGCACTTCTCCATTTCGGTTATCTGCATCT
It includes:
- a CDS encoding SDR family oxidoreductase, translating into MELKGKTVLITGTKRVGQVVAKNLAKSGANIAAHYNTSLEAAESLVEGLRSDGANAISVKADISQSSEVNNMVEKVVEEFGSLDVLVTMASYFKPIPYDEISEEDWELQMSIDLKGTWLCVKAASKVMLKQGGGKIITFGDWAAKRPYKNFLPYFVAKGGIMTMTKVLAVELAPTIQVNCILPGPVLLPDGYSEEKTKKIADATLVKRIGSPDDIAATVKFLIEGSDFITGALIPVEGGRLLA
- a CDS encoding proline dehydrogenase family protein; the encoded protein is MSVINIAIANMLPFIPKPVVGYFAKRYIAGDKLEDAIRVISELNDEGFMCTVNILGENIKKIESAVNYLQRYKEILNELTEKKLDSNISIKMTQMGMGLDDKVCLKQMDEIIQLSKKENNFVRIDMEESIYTSKTLEIHSKLAKKHNNVGIVIQAYLRRSESDVSELLKIKAGVRLCKGIYVEPREIAFKDRENIRLNYTRLLKMLLRGGRYVGIATHDERLVYEAYDIINEMGLGKEEYEFQMIYGVNKEMGKKILADGHRLRIYVPYGEEWLAYSIRRLKENPDIAGHIIKNILSFNNRGS
- a CDS encoding citrate (Si)-synthase, eukaryotic; the protein is MSTLKEKLFAKIEPKRTEVTELLREFGDQKIADVTISQAYGGMRGLKCMVWEPSALDPDEGIRFRGCTIQNLRERLPRAPDGEEPLPEGLFYLLLLGEIPSQEEAREVYKEWMNRREVPQHVFDVIDGLPKHTHPMTQFSVGILALQTESVFSKRYHDGLHKEDYWDAQYEDSMNLLGKLPTIAAYIYRRTFKDGVRIHADENLDWAANYAHMMGIESPEYMELMRLYLTIHADHEGGNASAHAAHLVGSTLSDAYYSLSGGMDALAGPLHGLANQEVLIWIQHLQEKLGGGVPSKEQLADYVWETLNDGRVIPGYGHAVLRKTDPRYTAQREFAQRHMPDDELFRIVSLLYEVVPDILREQGKAKNPWPNVDAHSGCLQWFYGVKEYDYYTVMFGVSRALGVLASSIWSRALGLPLERPKSVTTDWIKQHLPTNGTGKKAETA
- a CDS encoding ABC transporter permease; translation: MTYLQYIFPGLMMMGVINSAYMNTSSSLFMSKFQGNIADILTSPLSYFEMVTAMVLGGMIRGLIVGVITMLTGLMLMDINIENYFLVGFFMLFVSTIFAQLGLITGLIAEKFEHLGIFQTYMITPLVYLGGVFYSTSMLPPFWAKASLFNPILYMVNGLRYGMLGIGDINLNTAMITVVVSSIVLGAINLYMFKIGYKLRT
- a CDS encoding ABC transporter ATP-binding protein, coding for MSENALEIRNLKKDYDSKPALKGIDLTIKKGEFYGFLGPNGAGKTTTINIITGLTNKTSGSVSVFGKDVVKDYREARRLVGLSPQEPNLDFFFPAETVLNLQGGYFGMKSHERKARTEELLEYFDLVDHRKLPFRKLSGGLKRRLLIARAMMHKPKFLILDEPTAGVDVELRRKIWNSMKELRNNGTTILLTTHYIEEAEALCDKIAIINHGEIIRDGDKNDLMDEIHYQVIEVTPSSPVEEIPEVLKEYECRKTKSRTLVFCLDKKKQSMSGLLKALADSNIEIEDLKTESGRLEDLFLRLTGSTAAAG
- a CDS encoding DNA-3-methyladenine glycosylase, yielding MTELTGDFFAPDTLEVARNLLGVEIALNGCRGIIVETEAYKTDDASHFKTRRTKGKALAESYGTVYIYLNYGMYHLLNFTTEKDGIGAVLIRAIQPTEGLDMMKQRRKTDNILNLTNGPGKLCQAFDIGPELNEEPVGKSIGLYGREHEPDIGTSNRIGISRATNLKWRFFIKGNKFVSKHKVK
- a CDS encoding NADH-quinone oxidoreductase subunit C, with translation MEVGEVFKTLESNFPDGVKSIDIEGFDPSATIEASSLLEICSFLKSDKKLKFTSLMCLSGVDFEEKMEIVYHLHSLHYNHKVTLKVELPREKPALPSVVSIWIGADWHEREVFDLYGIHFEGHPNLKRILLPDDWEGFPLRKDHVDAEKYRGWTIRKVKEGYE
- the nuoH gene encoding NADH-quinone oxidoreductase subunit NuoH; protein product: MTDLIPVLSELPSWLVLPPIMFVYGALVFTGIAVYALVVIWFERKVAAHMQDRLGPMEVGGWHGWLQTVADSVKLLLKEDIIPALADRRLFKLAPYIVFLAAFSVFAALPFSDKIIGSELNIGIFYILAVSSVGVIGILMAGWGSNNKWALFGSMRSVAQLVSYEIPIGLSILVVVMSVGSLSMRDIVMAQDGGILNWMIWKNPPFNFIAFFVLFIAGTAESNRVPFDIPEAESELVAGFHVEYSGMRFSFFFLAEYAHMFAIGVIASTLFLGGWHWVTGAVSTPGIGLLVMSLKAFSFVLVMIWFRWTLPRLRVDQLMYVCWKVLVPLSFLNMVGAGLWVGFSS
- a CDS encoding NADH-quinone oxidoreductase subunit A, with translation MLWDLGSVLMFMITSLLIIGFTLLLAKAVRRDNPTEEKLTTYECGEEPIGNPWIQFNIRFYVVALIFLIFEVEIVFLYPWATVFKEMGMFTFVEMMIFIGILLVGYAYAWVKGDLSWVLPNPKYTSDFDTSDIPRFKKPAVRKSRKLEAVE
- a CDS encoding NADH-quinone oxidoreductase subunit D is translated as MPDLKTEEMVVNMGPQHPATHGVLRLEITTDGEIVRKIVPHIGYLHRCFEKHCESLDYHQIIPYVDRCDYLAAMNNEHGYVMAVEKLLDIELPERVEYIRVIMSELNRIASHLVALGTFGMDIGAFTPFLFTFRDRERILDLFEMTSGARLLYNYLWIGGVAHDLPDGFVEKTFDFIDYFMPKLIEYDELLSFNKIFIERTAEVAIIPPDVAIDWGLTGPNLRASGIDWDLRRDEPYSIYDRFDWDVIVGDGRVGVIGDSWARYYVRVLEMAESAKIVKQALESLPSDENVKSAVPKRAKTKEGSVYFRSENPRGELGFYIVSDGTDIPHRLKMRSPAFSNLSAISDVGEGLLISDLVALLGSLDIVLGEIDR
- a CDS encoding NADH-quinone oxidoreductase subunit B, with translation MSIIENKFRDNVIITSADKFMNWARLSSLWPITFGIACCAIEMMATAASRYDQDRLGVLPRPSPRQSDLMIVAGTVTFKMASRIKRLYEQMPDPKYVIAMGCCATSGGPYWKHGYHVMKGVDQVVPVDVYVPGCPPRPESLLEGFIKLQEKIRRESIATTQAA
- a CDS encoding protein DA1: MTNLRFIILAALFLSFFVSSSIALYAQTLTCVQCGNPIRSGSYVMVDGKAFHPEHFLCASCGLAIGNSQFYKDNGNYYHPDHYMQYIAPKCAYCGQPITGEYVEADGKKYHKDHYRQHVALKCSYCGLAITGEYTKTFWGESYHKYHEGHAIKCDYCGRYISDAATRGGIRYNDGRNICGICKATAISDFNVAKHLFDGIKKELRLYGIDIQWDEIGLYLVDRNYIAQLSNENRVIEEQTGFTYHRFETLNGRVINKRFDIYMLKGMPEINFISTAAHELMHVWLYLNTPYEMDKAMSEGSANYASYLVLKNRRADRAKYLIENMNKDRDPIYGDGFRRIKNLVGSVGTQGWLGYLPDNRRMPAGY